In a single window of the Nicotiana tomentosiformis chromosome 8, ASM39032v3, whole genome shotgun sequence genome:
- the LOC104085251 gene encoding cytochrome P450 703A2 has protein sequence MIDLTSFILLLLCTCLFDLINCVVAFLCAYLVSKLVHFSLIDKSKEKINRLPPGPKQWPIVGNLFQLGQLPHRDMASFCDKYGPLVYLRLGNVDAITTNDPEIIREILVQQDDVFASRPRTLAAVHLAYGCGDVALAPLGPKWKRMRRICMEHLLTTKRLESFAKHRADEAQTLVQDVWTKTQKEETVNLREILGAFSMNNVTRMLLGKQYFGAESAGPQEAKEFMHITHELFWLLGVIYLGDYLPLWRWIDPHSCEKKMREVEKRIDDFHMRIIEEHRKKGKSNIDEGEMDFVDVLLSLPGEDDGDGNGKQHMDDVEIKALIQDMIAAATDTSAVTNEWAMAEVIKHPHVLKKIQEELDIVVGSGRMVTESDLVNLKYLRCVVRETFRMHPAGPFLIPHESIRDTKINGYFIPAKTRVFINTYGLGRNTKIWDNIDEFRPERHSPEDESSRVEISHGADFKILPFSAGKRKCPGAPLGVKLVLMALARLFHCFDWSPPNGLKPEDIDTSEVYGMTMPKAKPLMAVARPRLPAQLYHNHLIK, from the exons ATGATCGACTTAACCAGTTTTATTCTACTCCTTCTTTGCACATGTCTTTTTGATCTGATCAATTGTGTTGTAGCCTTTCTTTGCGCATATCTTGTTTCCAAGCTAGTTCATTTTTCACTTATCGACAAGTCTAAAGAGAAAATCAATCGACTCCCTCCTGGTCCAAAACAATGGCCGATTGTGGGCAACCTTTTTCAATTGGGGCAATTGCCTCACAGAGACATGGCTTCATTCTGTGACAAATATGGGCCATTGGTTTACCTCCGACTAG GTAACGTCGATGCTATCACCACCAATGATCCAGAAATTATAAGGGAAATACTCGTACAACAAGACGATGTTTTCGCGTCTAGGCCAAGAACTCTTGCTGCTGTTCATCTAGCATATGGTTGTGGGGATGTGGCATTGGCTCCCTTAGGACCAAAATGGAAGAGAATGAGAAGAATTTGCATGGAACATTTGTTGACAACCAAAAGGCTTGAGTCATTTGCAAAACATAGGGCAGATGAAGCCCAAACCCTAGTTCAAGATGTTTGGACCAAGACACAAAAAGAAGAGACAGTAAATTTAAGGGAAATTTTGGGTGCATTTTCAATGAACAATGTGACTAGAATGTTACTTGGAAAACAATACTTTGGGGCTGAATCTGCAGGGCCACAAGAAGCAAAGGAATTTATGCATATAACTCATGAATTATTTTGGCTTCTTGGAGTGATTTATTTAGGTGATTATTTGCCTTTATGGAGGTGGATTGATCCTCATAGTTGTGAGAAGAAAATGAGGGAAGTGGAGAAAAGGATTGATGATTTTCATATGAGAATAATTGAAGAACATAGAAAGAAAGGTAAAAGTAATATTGATGAAGGTGAAATggattttgtggatgttttaTTGTCTTTGCCAGGTGAAGATgacggagatggtaatggaaaacAACACATGGATGATGTTGAAATTAAAGCTCTCATTCAG GATATGATAGCTGCAGCGACGGATACTTCTGCTGTAACCAACGAATGGGCAATGGCTGAGGTGATAAAGCATCCCCACGTCCTCAAGAAGATCCAAGAAGAACTTGACATAGTTGTTGGATCGGGTCGGATGGTAACTGAATCCGACTTGGTTAATCTCAAATACCTTCGTTGTGTAGTACGTGAAACTTTCCGAATGCACCCTGCTGGTCCATTTCTAATCCCACATGAATCAATCCGAGATACTAAGATCAACGGCTATTTTATCCCGGCCAAGACACGTGTCTTCATCAACACGTACGGTCTTGGTCGGAATACCAAGATTTGGGACAACATAGATGAGTTTAGGCCAGAGAGACATTCGCCAGAAGATGAAAGCAGCAGAGTTGAAATAAGTCATGGGGCGGATTTCAAGATTTTGCCATTTAGTGCTGGAAAAAGGAAGTGCCCTGGTGCACCATTGGGTGTGAAGTTGGTGCTTATGGCTTTGGCTAGGTTATTTCATTGCTTTGATTGGAGTCCACCAAATGGATTGAAACCTGAAGATATTGACACAAGTGAGGTTTATGGAATGACTATGCCTAAAGCCAAGCCATTGATGGCTGTTGCTAGGCCTCGATTGCCTGCTCAGTTGTACCATAACCACTTAATCAAATGA